In Lacibacter sp. H375, one DNA window encodes the following:
- a CDS encoding O-succinylhomoserine sulfhydrylase → MSKYHPQTDAIRLQMSRTNEKEHSTPLFLTSSFVYDSAEDMAAAFSDDSLDVNIYSRFSNPTVDEFIDKIAVLEGAEAGIATGTGMAAVFSTFMTFLSKGDHIISASAVFGSTHTILTKYLPKWGFESSYFDMNAPETIEALIKPKTKLLYVETPSNPGLDIIDLEYVANICKKHNILFVVDNCFATPAVQQPIKFGADLVLHSATKFIDGQGRVLGGVVAGRKELVHEMYLFVRNTGPSLSPFNAWVLTKSLETLFIRMDKHADNALKLAQRLEGNAKLNSVKYPFLSSHPQYEIAKKQMSNGGGIVTFELKGGIESGRKFLNALEMLSMTNNLGDSRSIASHPASTTHSKLSVDEKKAVGITDGLVRISVGLEHIDDIIADIEQALEKC, encoded by the coding sequence ATGAGTAAGTATCATCCACAAACGGACGCCATCCGGTTACAAATGAGCCGTACCAACGAAAAAGAACATAGTACTCCTTTGTTTTTAACCAGCAGTTTTGTGTACGATAGCGCAGAAGATATGGCGGCGGCTTTTTCTGATGATAGTCTTGATGTAAATATCTATTCCCGTTTTTCAAACCCAACGGTTGATGAGTTCATTGATAAAATAGCAGTGCTTGAAGGTGCTGAAGCTGGTATTGCAACAGGTACAGGTATGGCTGCTGTGTTTTCAACCTTCATGACATTTTTAAGTAAAGGTGATCATATCATTTCTGCATCTGCAGTATTTGGTTCAACACATACAATCCTTACAAAGTATTTACCTAAGTGGGGTTTTGAATCGAGTTATTTTGATATGAACGCACCGGAAACAATTGAAGCATTGATTAAACCCAAGACCAAGTTGCTGTATGTTGAAACTCCATCAAACCCCGGGCTTGATATTATCGATCTTGAATATGTTGCAAACATTTGTAAGAAGCATAATATCCTGTTTGTAGTTGATAACTGTTTTGCAACACCTGCAGTTCAGCAACCTATTAAATTCGGTGCTGATCTTGTATTGCATTCAGCAACAAAATTTATTGACGGGCAAGGAAGAGTATTGGGTGGAGTAGTGGCAGGAAGAAAAGAACTGGTGCATGAAATGTATTTATTTGTACGTAACACCGGTCCGTCACTCAGTCCGTTTAATGCATGGGTATTGACGAAGAGTTTAGAAACATTATTCATCCGTATGGATAAACATGCAGATAATGCATTGAAACTTGCACAACGCCTGGAAGGAAATGCAAAACTCAACTCGGTAAAATATCCCTTTCTCTCATCGCATCCGCAATACGAAATTGCCAAAAAGCAAATGAGTAATGGCGGTGGTATTGTTACGTTTGAATTGAAAGGTGGAATTGAAAGTGGTCGTAAGTTTTTAAATGCACTGGAAATGTTATCGATGACAAACAATCTTGGCGACAGCAGAAGTATTGCATCGCATCCTGCATCAACCACGCATTCTAAGTTGTCAGTAGATGAAAAGAAAGCTGTTGGTATTACAGACGGGCTGGTGCGTATTTCTGTTGGCCTGGAACATATTGATGATATTATTGCAGACATTGAACAAGCATTGGAAAAGTGCTGA
- a CDS encoding alpha/beta fold hydrolase, with protein sequence MLQKKLEDNHSLSYFITGKGNQPIILIHGFGEDSRIWKHQISYLENDFRLLVPDLPGTGQSPIGNRELSMESMAETTKQMLDEEKIDQCIMVGHSMGGYVTLAFAELYPERLTAFGLIHSTAYADSDEKKAARQKSITFIKEHGAAEFMKTTIPNLFSQSFNSEHKEQVDELIEQGNQFTAEALIAYYTAMINRPNRSHILQKTTVPVLFFIGEEDKAVNPADALAQTALPTVCMAKLILGIAHMGMLEATTELNLTIGEFCTTVQDLTTVTT encoded by the coding sequence ATGCTACAAAAGAAGCTGGAGGACAATCATTCGCTATCTTATTTCATTACAGGAAAAGGCAATCAACCGATCATATTGATTCATGGGTTTGGCGAGGACAGCCGTATCTGGAAACATCAGATCAGCTATCTCGAAAATGATTTTCGTTTGCTCGTCCCCGATCTACCCGGCACTGGTCAATCTCCAATTGGTAATAGGGAATTATCGATGGAATCAATGGCCGAAACCACCAAACAAATGCTTGATGAAGAAAAGATCGATCAGTGCATTATGGTTGGTCATTCAATGGGTGGTTATGTTACATTAGCTTTTGCTGAATTATATCCGGAACGTTTAACAGCATTTGGCTTGATTCATTCAACTGCTTATGCAGATAGTGACGAGAAAAAAGCAGCACGACAAAAATCAATTACGTTTATCAAAGAACATGGTGCAGCTGAATTTATGAAGACCACCATTCCCAATCTTTTTTCACAAAGCTTCAACAGCGAGCACAAGGAGCAGGTAGATGAACTGATTGAGCAAGGCAATCAATTTACTGCCGAAGCGTTAATAGCATATTATACGGCCATGATCAACCGACCCAACCGTTCACATATCCTGCAAAAAACAACCGTACCTGTTTTGTTCTTTATTGGCGAAGAAGATAAAGCCGTAAACCCTGCAGATGCATTGGCGCAAACAGCTTTACCAACTGTATGCATGGCCAAACTTATACTGGGTATTGCACATATGGGCATGCTTGAAGCAACAACAGAACTGAACCTTACCATTGGAGAATTTTGTACAACGGTACAAGACTTAACTACTGTAACCACATGA
- a CDS encoding PKD domain-containing protein, with product MKRIILIVFTLLLLQETQAGHISGGEMYYAYVGPGPNGGSIFRITLRLFRDCNPLNNTGGAQIAPLPSVVTLGVFNRGSNTAYIDSVSVSRTDFRTLSLQSPFSCIINAPPVCYEVGLFSTTIELPNTAQGYTVAFETCCRINGLSNVSGASTGSTYVANIPGTALLGAEKNSSPVFDTKDTALVCRNKRFVLPFSATDPDLGDSLSYSFCEAYDTDGLPNSTNRKPLPPPYNSVGYTGGYSGASPLGSGVTIHPVTGVISGVAPTGVVNPSGASFFVVNVCVTEWRRGVPISVHRKDFTIRISDCDFADAELPLENRTCDGFTQTFQNLTPSTEIKTWFWDFGVGSATNDTSNQSVPSFTYADTGVYKVMLIVNRGNVCTDTSYSDIYVFPGFFPDFNSYDGCKDVPIQFTDNTTSVYGVPNSWKWNFGNPATLADTSRLRNPQYTYPLNGTYNVQLIAGSTKGCLDTITKPINITDKPTLQLTNDTLICSIDTLQLNAFGQGTFQWSPAYNINNQSIANPLVSPDVPTKYYVTLTLAPGCFNTDSVLVNVVDFVTLRAPNDTTICRGDTVVLKPSTDGLQYAWSPPNLFIDPNVRDAVAIPTAPSTVFTVVSTIGKCNQTRTVTVNTVPYPLVNAGPDDAICYDDTLTLTAVGDAENWLWSPASTLGSPTNAVTTAFPLTTTNYILRGTSSLGCPKPVFDTVQVRVVPPVPAFAGNDTAVVVGQPLQLNGSGGTIYQWIPPDFLNDPFISDPLAIFDASRENFSYIMRTETPEGCFAFDTINIRIFKISPDILVPTGFTPDGNNLNDVLTPYPVGIAQFHYFRVFNRWGQEIFATTKTNEGWDGTFKSIQQDPGAYVWMVSGTDYLGRRISKKGTVVLIR from the coding sequence ATGAAACGAATTATACTGATCGTATTCACTTTACTGTTATTACAAGAAACCCAAGCAGGTCATATCTCTGGTGGAGAGATGTATTATGCCTATGTTGGACCGGGACCAAATGGCGGCAGCATTTTTCGCATTACGCTTCGATTATTTCGTGATTGTAATCCGTTGAATAATACCGGCGGCGCTCAAATTGCGCCTCTTCCATCTGTTGTTACGTTGGGGGTTTTTAACAGGGGAAGTAATACCGCATATATCGATAGTGTATCTGTAAGTCGAACCGATTTCAGAACGCTCAGTTTGCAAAGTCCTTTTTCATGCATCATTAATGCACCTCCGGTTTGTTATGAAGTAGGATTGTTTTCCACCACTATAGAATTACCCAACACTGCGCAAGGTTATACTGTTGCATTTGAAACCTGTTGCCGGATTAATGGATTATCAAACGTGAGTGGCGCAAGCACCGGTTCAACTTATGTTGCCAATATTCCGGGCACAGCTCTTTTAGGTGCTGAAAAAAATTCAAGCCCTGTTTTTGATACAAAAGATACTGCTTTGGTATGCCGTAATAAACGTTTTGTATTACCCTTCAGTGCAACTGATCCCGATCTTGGCGATTCATTAAGCTACAGTTTTTGTGAAGCATACGATACCGATGGACTCCCAAATTCAACCAATCGTAAACCTCTACCTCCTCCTTATAATTCGGTTGGTTACACCGGTGGTTACAGCGGTGCATCACCCCTCGGTTCAGGTGTTACTATTCATCCTGTAACAGGCGTTATATCCGGTGTTGCGCCAACAGGTGTAGTAAACCCAAGCGGTGCATCTTTTTTTGTAGTGAATGTATGTGTTACCGAGTGGCGAAGAGGTGTGCCTATTTCTGTTCATCGTAAAGATTTCACCATCCGTATTTCTGATTGTGATTTTGCTGATGCAGAATTACCATTAGAGAACCGTACTTGCGATGGGTTTACGCAAACATTCCAAAACCTTACGCCCAGCACCGAAATAAAAACCTGGTTTTGGGATTTTGGTGTTGGATCAGCAACAAACGATACATCAAATCAAAGCGTTCCCTCATTCACGTATGCTGATACCGGTGTGTACAAAGTAATGCTCATTGTTAATCGTGGCAATGTTTGTACCGATACTTCCTATTCTGATATTTATGTGTTCCCCGGTTTTTTCCCTGATTTTAATAGTTATGATGGCTGCAAAGACGTTCCAATACAATTTACAGATAACACTACTTCTGTGTATGGTGTCCCCAATTCATGGAAATGGAATTTCGGTAATCCTGCAACCTTAGCAGATACATCGAGGCTACGAAATCCGCAATACACGTATCCATTAAACGGAACGTATAATGTGCAACTCATTGCAGGCAGTACCAAAGGCTGTTTGGATACGATAACCAAACCGATCAACATAACGGATAAACCAACACTGCAACTCACGAATGACACACTCATTTGTTCGATTGATACGTTGCAATTAAATGCATTCGGACAGGGAACATTCCAATGGTCGCCGGCTTATAATATCAACAATCAATCAATTGCCAACCCATTGGTGAGTCCGGATGTGCCGACAAAATATTATGTAACACTTACATTGGCACCGGGTTGTTTTAATACTGATTCGGTATTAGTGAATGTGGTTGATTTTGTAACATTGCGTGCACCAAACGATACAACTATTTGTCGTGGCGATACAGTTGTATTGAAACCGAGCACCGATGGTTTGCAGTATGCATGGAGTCCGCCGAATTTATTTATTGACCCGAATGTTCGTGATGCAGTTGCGATACCAACTGCGCCTTCAACGGTGTTCACCGTTGTATCAACTATTGGGAAGTGTAACCAAACAAGAACTGTAACCGTTAACACAGTTCCTTATCCCTTGGTAAATGCAGGACCAGATGATGCGATTTGCTATGATGATACATTAACACTCACCGCCGTTGGTGATGCAGAGAATTGGCTATGGTCGCCTGCTTCAACATTAGGTTCGCCCACCAATGCAGTTACCACTGCTTTTCCATTAACAACAACCAATTATATTTTAAGAGGTACATCAAGTTTAGGTTGTCCCAAACCGGTGTTTGATACCGTGCAGGTAAGAGTTGTTCCACCTGTTCCTGCCTTTGCAGGAAATGATACAGCAGTTGTTGTTGGTCAGCCATTACAATTGAATGGAAGTGGCGGCACTATTTATCAATGGATACCTCCTGACTTTTTAAATGATCCGTTCATATCTGATCCTCTTGCCATTTTTGATGCATCAAGAGAAAACTTCAGTTACATCATGCGTACGGAAACGCCGGAAGGTTGTTTTGCATTTGATACCATTAATATCCGCATCTTTAAAATTTCACCTGACATTTTAGTGCCTACCGGTTTTACTCCCGATGGCAATAACCTGAATGATGTATTGACGCCTTATCCTGTTGGTATTGCACAGTTCCATTACTTCCGTGTGTTTAACAGGTGGGGACAGGAAATTTTTGCCACTACAAAAACCAATGAAGGTTGGGATGGTACATTCAAAAGTATTCAACAAGATCCCGGTGCTTATGTGTGGATGGTGAGTGGTACTGATTATTTGGGAAGAAGAATTAGTAAGAAAGGGACGGTGGTGTTGATACGGTAA
- a CDS encoding glycerate kinase type-2 family protein, whose amino-acid sequence MQNRIHAEAIFRAAVAAVQPAALLPQYLQLNGHVLQIGTQTIPLANTNLYVIGAGKAAAAMAQTVESILGDHIKAGIVTTKYEHALRLEKINCFEAAHPVPDENSVKAVEQTINLLKQTKANDVIICLLSGGASSLWVDTPADLSLPELQQTFQLLLRSGASIDEMNCVRRHLSQIKGGQLLRYAPEANWFTLIISDVPGDQLQDIASGPTTADATTFADAMNVINKYQLQQQLPASVLHYLQKGMKRQFADSIKPGDQLLNQVSNTIIGSNKTAIVAAKQKAQELGYNVIVQEELLTGETAEAASYIIQKATEHRTNNPVCLLFGGETTVTVTGNGKGGRNQHLALCILEHLRNNTQNITLLSAGTDGTDGPTDAAGAFADHELLKAADEQQLSINDAINQNDAYHFFENVNGLLKTGATLTNVMDIVIVLLDK is encoded by the coding sequence ATGCAAAACAGAATTCATGCAGAAGCAATTTTTCGTGCGGCAGTGGCAGCAGTTCAACCTGCTGCGTTGTTGCCGCAATACCTGCAACTGAATGGTCATGTATTACAGATCGGCACCCAAACAATTCCTTTGGCAAACACCAACTTGTATGTGATCGGCGCAGGAAAAGCGGCTGCAGCTATGGCACAAACTGTTGAATCAATTCTTGGCGATCACATCAAAGCAGGAATTGTTACAACCAAATACGAGCATGCGTTGCGTCTCGAAAAAATAAACTGTTTTGAAGCTGCACATCCGGTGCCTGATGAAAACAGTGTGAAGGCAGTTGAACAAACGATCAACTTACTCAAGCAAACAAAAGCAAATGATGTGATCATTTGTCTGCTCAGTGGTGGTGCTTCTTCCCTTTGGGTTGATACGCCTGCTGATCTTAGTTTGCCAGAACTGCAGCAAACATTTCAACTCCTGCTCCGCAGCGGTGCATCCATTGATGAAATGAATTGTGTACGTCGTCATCTCTCACAAATAAAAGGCGGACAGTTATTACGTTATGCTCCTGAAGCAAATTGGTTCACACTAATCATCTCAGATGTACCTGGTGATCAATTACAGGATATCGCCAGCGGGCCAACAACTGCCGATGCAACAACCTTTGCTGATGCGATGAATGTGATCAACAAGTATCAGCTGCAACAGCAATTACCGGCATCTGTTTTACACTACCTGCAAAAAGGAATGAAGAGACAATTTGCAGACAGCATCAAACCCGGTGATCAGTTATTAAACCAAGTAAGCAATACAATCATCGGTAGTAACAAAACAGCCATTGTTGCCGCCAAACAAAAAGCACAGGAATTGGGTTACAACGTTATTGTGCAGGAAGAATTATTAACCGGCGAAACAGCCGAGGCTGCATCATACATTATTCAAAAAGCAACGGAGCATCGCACAAACAATCCTGTCTGTTTACTTTTTGGTGGAGAAACAACTGTTACAGTAACAGGCAATGGAAAAGGCGGCCGCAACCAACATCTCGCCTTATGTATATTAGAACATTTAAGAAACAATACGCAAAACATTACTCTTCTCTCCGCCGGAACCGATGGCACAGATGGACCCACTGATGCAGCAGGTGCCTTTGCAGATCATGAGTTACTGAAAGCAGCAGATGAACAACAACTATCCATTAATGATGCTATCAATCAAAATGACGCCTATCATTTCTTTGAAAACGTGAATGGTTTACTAAAAACCGGGGCTACGCTGACAAATGTGATGGATATTGTCATTGTATTGCTTGATAAATAA
- a CDS encoding Gfo/Idh/MocA family protein, which yields MSLRQFIASRKFLRHVESLTNIATLGWKEVANLLGLHDDVFYNPNHCKIEKPVTAILIGAGHRGTIYADYASQNPDELQIVAVADNNPERRKRTARKHKISADHCYKDWKEVFIREKIADAVIIATPDQLHTAPCLAALNAGYDVLLEKPIAPTEEECRLILKRAKETGRIVGVCHVLRYSPYFRELKEVIDAGLIGEIISIQHMEPIEHVHMSHSYVRGKWRNSKMAAPIILAKSSHDTDIIRWLVNSPVHDVHCFGNLRWFKNANAPEGSTERCTDGCKVEDSCAYSALQIYYRDRKRTYVFDLPEDEEDQGPFILEQLKTSDYGRCVYRMDNDQPDHLTVNMLFENGTTAAFSMEAHVSYEGRKTRIMGSKGDIIGDMESFVLTDFKTRKQTSWSLKTDAHGGGDHRLVKDWVQAVYQQNKDLLSSSIEVSVESHLMAFGAERSRQNRTIEDIKL from the coding sequence ATGTCGTTACGCCAGTTTATTGCTTCACGAAAGTTTTTACGTCACGTTGAATCGCTTACCAATATTGCCACACTTGGCTGGAAAGAGGTAGCAAATTTGCTTGGTCTGCACGATGATGTATTTTATAATCCCAATCATTGTAAAATTGAAAAGCCGGTAACGGCAATTCTTATTGGTGCAGGACACCGTGGTACCATCTATGCAGACTATGCTTCACAAAACCCCGATGAATTACAAATTGTAGCTGTTGCAGATAATAATCCTGAACGAAGAAAACGTACAGCACGCAAACATAAAATATCAGCCGACCATTGTTATAAAGACTGGAAAGAAGTTTTTATTAGAGAGAAGATTGCAGATGCTGTCATTATAGCAACACCTGATCAATTGCACACAGCTCCTTGTCTTGCTGCATTGAATGCCGGTTATGATGTGTTGCTCGAAAAACCAATTGCACCTACTGAAGAAGAATGCAGGCTTATACTAAAAAGAGCAAAAGAGACCGGCCGCATTGTGGGCGTTTGCCATGTGTTGCGTTACTCACCTTATTTCCGTGAATTAAAAGAAGTGATCGACGCAGGGCTTATTGGTGAGATCATCAGTATCCAACATATGGAACCTATTGAGCATGTTCACATGAGTCATTCATATGTACGTGGCAAATGGCGCAACAGCAAAATGGCTGCTCCTATCATCTTAGCAAAATCATCACACGATACTGATATCATCCGTTGGTTGGTGAACAGTCCGGTGCATGATGTGCATTGTTTTGGTAATCTACGCTGGTTCAAAAATGCCAATGCACCTGAAGGAAGCACTGAACGTTGCACCGATGGTTGCAAAGTGGAAGATAGTTGTGCCTATTCTGCCCTGCAGATCTATTACCGTGACCGTAAACGCACATATGTGTTTGATCTGCCCGAAGATGAAGAAGATCAAGGGCCTTTCATTTTAGAACAATTAAAAACAAGTGACTACGGTCGTTGTGTTTACAGGATGGATAATGATCAGCCCGATCATCTTACCGTAAACATGCTGTTCGAAAACGGAACCACTGCTGCTTTTTCTATGGAAGCCCATGTATCCTACGAAGGAAGAAAGACCCGTATCATGGGATCGAAGGGTGATATTATCGGCGATATGGAAAGTTTTGTACTCACAGATTTTAAAACCCGCAAGCAAACTTCCTGGAGTTTAAAAACAGATGCACATGGTGGCGGAGATCATCGACTGGTGAAAGATTGGGTGCAGGCCGTGTATCAACAAAACAAAGATTTACTCAGTTCTTCCATTGAAGTTTCGGTTGAAAGTCATCTCATGGCTTTTGGTGCCGAACGCAGCCGCCAGAACCGGACGATCGAAGATATTAAGCTTTAA
- a CDS encoding Gfo/Idh/MocA family protein: protein MTDKKNETPSNNSRRDFIKHSATALAGFIIVPRYVLGGNRPDGSKYIAPSDMISLGFIGCGKQGRILSNYFLSTNEIRILALSEVYKDKTELMLKTVKANQEKYKQTGNQNDIGVYTDYRELLSRKDIDAVVIATPDHWHAAMAVKAAEAGKDIYCEKPLSLTVKEGRAMVDATRKHNRIFQTGNMQRSWPEFRQAVELIRNGYIGEVKSIKVNIGTPPVPYNLPEEVVPAGLDWQKWLGPNEYKPFNAELAPPITKDVYPNWRLYKEFGGGMVTDFGAHMFDIAQWALDMDKSGPVEIFAPDANHPVLTFKYKNGVIMTHEKWEWNNALLFTGTEGELRIGRGKLETTPASLKSQVIGDAQKHVYKSENHYKDFLNAMRTRVKPISDVEIGHRTASVCNIANIAYQLKRPLKWNPKKEKFKNDAEANALLGRPMLNEWGIKL from the coding sequence ATGACCGATAAGAAAAACGAAACCCCGTCAAACAACAGCCGCAGAGATTTCATCAAACACTCGGCTACTGCTCTTGCAGGGTTCATAATTGTACCCCGTTATGTTTTAGGTGGCAACCGTCCCGATGGCTCGAAATACATCGCTCCAAGTGATATGATCTCTCTTGGCTTTATTGGTTGTGGTAAACAAGGTCGTATCCTCAGTAATTATTTCCTATCGACAAACGAGATCAGGATACTGGCATTGAGTGAGGTGTATAAAGACAAGACCGAACTGATGCTGAAAACAGTAAAAGCGAACCAGGAAAAGTACAAGCAAACGGGTAACCAAAACGATATTGGAGTTTATACTGATTACAGGGAATTGCTTTCAAGAAAAGATATTGATGCGGTTGTAATTGCCACACCCGATCATTGGCATGCTGCCATGGCGGTAAAGGCAGCTGAAGCAGGTAAAGATATTTATTGTGAAAAGCCATTGTCGCTTACTGTAAAAGAAGGAAGGGCAATGGTGGATGCTACACGCAAACACAATCGTATTTTTCAAACAGGCAATATGCAACGCTCATGGCCCGAATTCAGGCAGGCTGTTGAATTGATCCGCAATGGTTATATCGGTGAAGTAAAAAGTATTAAAGTAAATATCGGCACACCACCAGTTCCGTATAATTTACCGGAAGAGGTTGTACCCGCAGGTTTAGACTGGCAGAAATGGCTTGGCCCGAATGAATACAAACCCTTTAATGCTGAACTGGCTCCACCCATAACAAAAGATGTTTATCCCAACTGGAGACTGTACAAAGAATTTGGTGGCGGCATGGTAACCGACTTTGGTGCACATATGTTTGATATTGCTCAATGGGCTTTGGATATGGATAAGAGCGGCCCGGTGGAAATTTTTGCTCCCGACGCTAACCATCCGGTTCTGACGTTTAAGTATAAAAACGGTGTTATCATGACCCATGAAAAGTGGGAATGGAATAATGCTTTGTTATTTACCGGCACTGAAGGCGAACTTCGAATTGGACGTGGTAAACTTGAAACCACACCTGCATCATTAAAAAGTCAGGTCATTGGTGATGCTCAAAAGCATGTGTACAAAAGCGAAAATCATTACAAAGATTTCCTGAATGCGATGCGCACACGTGTGAAACCAATATCTGATGTTGAAATCGGGCATCGTACAGCCTCGGTATGTAATATTGCTAACATTGCCTACCAACTGAAACGCCCTTTAAAATGGAATCCGAAAAAAGAAAAATTCAAAAACGATGCAGAGGCAAATGCGCTTCTTGGCAGACCCATGTTAAATGAGTGGGGAATAAAACTATAA
- a CDS encoding SDR family NAD(P)-dependent oxidoreductase: MSKLVFITGATSGFGKACAEVFASNNWNIILNGRRLDRLQEIKTQLEEQYGVNIFLLPFDVQQKDEVFVAINSLPEEWQSIDVLVNNAGLALGRDHFDVADMDDWEIMIDTNLKGLLYVSRAVLPYMIKRNGGHVINLGSTAGKEAYENGNVYCASKAAVDSVSKGMRIDLLKHKIKVTAIHPGAAETEFSMIRFKGDEQKAASVYEGYKPLSAKDVADVIFYAANLPAHVCINDLVLTCTAQANSFYTYKGS; the protein is encoded by the coding sequence ATGAGTAAACTTGTTTTTATTACCGGTGCCACATCAGGTTTTGGAAAAGCCTGTGCAGAAGTATTTGCTTCCAACAACTGGAATATTATTTTAAATGGTCGCAGGCTCGATCGCTTGCAGGAAATCAAAACACAGTTAGAAGAACAGTATGGCGTTAACATTTTTTTGTTGCCTTTTGATGTGCAGCAGAAAGATGAAGTGTTTGTGGCCATCAACAGTTTGCCGGAAGAATGGCAGAGTATTGATGTATTGGTGAACAATGCAGGTCTTGCTTTGGGTCGAGATCATTTTGATGTAGCTGATATGGACGATTGGGAGATCATGATCGATACAAACCTTAAAGGATTGTTATATGTGAGCCGTGCTGTATTGCCGTATATGATCAAACGAAATGGAGGTCATGTAATAAACCTTGGCTCGACTGCCGGCAAGGAAGCGTATGAAAACGGCAATGTGTATTGTGCCAGCAAAGCGGCGGTTGACAGTGTTAGCAAAGGAATGCGCATAGATTTATTAAAACATAAGATAAAAGTTACTGCTATTCACCCCGGAGCGGCTGAAACAGAGTTTTCTATGATCCGTTTCAAAGGCGATGAGCAGAAGGCGGCTTCTGTATATGAAGGCTACAAGCCATTGTCTGCGAAAGATGTGGCCGATGTCATTTTTTATGCGGCCAACCTGCCTGCGCACGTGTGCATCAACGACCTTGTTCTTACCTGTACCGCCCAGGCAAATTCTTTTTATACCTATAAGGGATCTTAG